In Colletotrichum destructivum chromosome 1, complete sequence, the sequence GACCCTCCGACACTGGGCAAAAGGGGGACCGAGGAGATACAGTAGCAAAGATCGAGGCAGCTGACCCAGATCCAAATCCAGAtcaccaaaaaaaaaaaaaaaaaaacccgcCGAGCGGCCCTCGCTTCATGCGAAGCATCTGTAGCAGGCCGTAGTGCCTTGATTGCCTTTTCGATTCACCTCTAGTTGGTGGAGCGCATCTGggcggtacgtacctgctCAGCTTAGCGATGCCCTGGGTGTgtcttcccccttcccctgcACCTTCGCAGAGCGACTTGTCCTGACAGTGCGATCCACAATAACGGTTCTTGCTGCGCTCCTAGTGGCCGGCACATGCATTGAGACGCTTTctcatccttctccttttttttcttgcaATGAGTTTTGCGGAAATaacgagagggagagagggagggaagaaaggCAACGTGGCCGCTGGTTTCCTTGATTTTCTGGCATCCGTTCACTCCTGGGGCGTGTGCCAGAGACGGAAAGCCTAGAGAGTCGGCGGCCGACCACGGTGGTTTTTGGCCGGTTCTGCCAGCAAAAAAACCGCCAAAAGAACGCTGACACTTGGGAGCATCCAGATATCCCCATATCCATCTGAGGCTCCCAGCAATTCGATGCATGTTGTCAAGACAAGCGCAAGCGCGAAGGGGCGGGGTGGAAGTCTTGGCAAACGATGGAAATCGAACATGCCAAGACTTGAGGACCCAGGAAGCTCTTGTCTTGCTGGTGTGCACCCTCGCACCCCACTGTTGGGCTGACGCGTTTGGTGGGAGCGACGGTGGGCTTGGCCTGGACTTGTTGCTTGGCTCAGAGGGACGTGGCCCGTGGATGCGATGCGGTGTGTggttcctctcctcctcccccccctcctcttaCGCACTCCTCCCACCCCCGTCCAAGTACCCCAAGcgtccgtccccccccctcctcccccctaaACAGCGACCAGGGGACTCGGCTCCCTTCGCGTCCACGCCAATCTGAGAGCAGCACTCTAGCGAAAAGAGAAAATTTGTCGTCGAAACACAACAAAGACACGTTCCCCAATGACGGATGCCAAGCCTTCAGAACCTCATCGTTCCCTCAGCCCTGTGCCCTGTTCGTTCTGTAGGGCGGCAGGCGGTCCATTTTGACAACGTCCCGTCCACCATGCGACGGTAACCCACAAACCGAAGGCCTTTATCGAATATTCCATGCGTCTTCGATTCCACCGCTCTGCATTCGCCGCTGggaggtggggagggggggggagggagagggcgagggaaGAATCGCATGACATTTCCCGCAGTGAGGTGCATCCGCTGCGAGCCAAGGGCCCAAGGAAAGCTGTTATCGAAGGCTAGAGGCTAGAGGCTAGAGGGGTGACGGCCACAAGGGGGCGTGAAGCCGCTTGCACACTCAAACATGTTAACAACCTACCTCATGACTTTGCAAGGCCGGTCGACCACCCGTAGagttgttgtcgtcgtcgtcctcctctcttGGCTCTTGGCTTCCCTTCTTGACctgtcccctccccccgccccctGCTCCCTCGGTCTCAAAGGTGGTCCACGGTCGTACAAGTACCGCACTCTCGCAGCACAAGCGACGTGTGATGATGGGCTGGATCCTCCATCTTAATCTCGAGGGCGACCACGGCGTACGCCGGACGATGTGAGTGGAGGCCGAGAGAGGGGCGTTCAGTTACAGATGAAAAGGCAATCGCAGgttgatgccgtcgtcggatCACCCGTGGCACGCACTACCGGGAGATGTTGGTTCTGATGACAGAGGCTCCCCCTGCGTTATTCGTGCAAGGCATGTCCCAAAGTATAGACTCTTCATCGGCACGGGCTGTTTGAGGCAGCAAGCTCTGCCTCAACtggctgctgttgccgccAGAGCGTGAACAAACAGGGTAGGGCCCGTACCATCATCTCACTGTCTCCAAGttccttttcctccccgTCTTTTTTCCTGGCTTTGCGTTGGGCTGATAGCGGCCATGCCTCACAAAGGGTCCCCCGGTCGAGCGTCgaacggggggggggctccTGGGACGCAACCCCTCTGATCCAATTGCGTTCCGCGTGTTCCGTCAATGGAGTGGCCGGGTTTCCTGGCTTCTGAGTTGTGTTGAACAATCAAGCCAGCGTTGACTGAGAAGCCGGCTTTCTTGCTTCGTGGCCTACCTGTATCCTGCTTACCGGCCCTGGCGTCGAGACGCGAGACAAAGCGCTCTTGTTGACCAAGACTAAGCAACGTGGGACATGTCGCCTACTAGGTATGGCGGAAGAATCCGAGACGAGGCACCAGGGCAGTTGCCGGTGGACCGTCGGATTGGGAGGCTGGTCGCGGTGGATGGATCTACCGGACGAGGCCGGGCGGGATGATTCATTCCGTGGCGGTCTGACTGGATGGCATGGAGAGACTCAAGTCAACGGTTGGCCTCGAGCAGGAtttcgccgatgatggggatACACAAAGGGTAAAAAGGCATACGTACCCCCGGTTCCGCCCTGCATCTAAGCGCATGCACGAACGCCGctggcgcgccgccgcctcttcttccctcctgTTCCTCTCGCCAGCCCACAACGTGCACCATGGCAGCACCAAGCTTCAGGCATGGCCTTGCAATCGCGACTTACTATGTAGATTCTCTGCATCAGTATCCGTTGTGCAAGTGGAAACCGTCCGTCCccgtcagcggcggcgatgagTCGAAAGATGGATGTGCGCTGCGTTCCTATCCCGAGAATTCTccgccttttttttttttctctccctcctctctcccctccccccgaaCATTTCTTTGCTGGCTCGTCTCGTTATTCGTCGCCCACAAAACGATTATAAACTGCTGACTGGAGCGAGGATGGACGCCCCGAGAGTCACTCTTCCCTACCGAGGGGCAATTGTACACGTACTCTATCGCCATCGATGACTACGGCAGGCCTATCGGTGCCGGTACGGATACACCGTCATGGCTACAGCCGAtgtcccctcccctcccttaCCCGTCGAGCAGTCGCGCGCGCCTCTTTTTTCGCCCGTTTGGCGCACTTGCAAAAGAACCTTCCATTCCGTGTAATTATACGCACCGCCCAGCACTAAAGACAGGTTGCCGTTGACTCAAGATGGCCTAGCTCGAGTCGCTCAAGATAGAATCTCCAAAAACCCCTACCCTTAGTGCTCCGACATCGTCATTGTCGTCGGAGACGCCCActgggctggactggacGGCAACAAGCCCCCTTCGCCCCTTCGGCCCCTGAAGCTCACAGCCAGCACCCGCCGAATTGGCAGTTCCCTTGCCCGCGCTGTCAGGATATTCCCTCCTTCGGAGCAGAGTCAAATGTCAATGTGCAGGTGTCAGATCcagcctcttcttcgtccgtTATGTTTTGTCTTGGCGTTCCCAGCACGTCCCTTGCACTCGACacggcatcctcgtcccTCCCACTCCTCCAGCGGAAAGGTACATGAATACATGAGCATCCGGTCGCTCAATCCGACCGACCATTGACCCCTACTTGCAACGATGTTCTTGGGCTTATTTGGGATGGCCCCTCGCTCTCTCGCGTCTTGTCGGCTCGATTGGCTGTTGTTCACATGTCTGGCCACGCCTTTGTCCATTCTACGCATCGACGGTTTGCTCCTACACTTTGTTGCCGTCACCCACCGCATCGTGCTGCTGCTAGAGGCCAATAACTGCCGCTCATCTGGGAAGCGCTCGCGTCGACCGAGCTGCCACCTTTTCACACAACCACCACTACTCTACCTTCGTGATCtgtcccccttcccccctgcAAGTCGCGTACATACACCCCTtccggcccccccccccctctcgcTGGGCCCTTTCTTGGTCTTCTGGGCTACTCGCGCTCTTCCTCCCAGTTCCTTGTCTCGAAAAGTCTTGTCCCTCACGCAGTTCCGCCCACCCCCAAGAAAAGCACGAGCACCACGACATATAGCATTCGGCCGCATTGCTAAGTATGCCGTCTACGTCTCGGCTCGCCCTACTTGGGGCACCTTAAATTCTTTCTTGGCCTGTTAGCCTGCACTTAGTCTGCCTTACGACCTCGCTGTTGCTCTTTTTGttcctctgtctctctgtctctctgctCATTCCCATTCCCACTGGCCCTCGTACCGATGCCTAATCGCCCTTCTCGTTCTAGCTTCCCCATCCCCTCTGCGACGGTTTCGTAttgtcccccccccaagtCCCCTCACTGCTTGTCCCTATCCGCTGCACTACacacgcccccctcctcctgctccagGGTAGTCTACGCTACCGCGTGAGAGAGCACCAACGGCATCTgtacagcagcagcactactaccaccacaccaccaccagggGCCCTGCCCACTGTTCGCCAGATCGTggcctacctaccttacctgCCCCGTGTGTCGAATACGTACCGCGGTATCTGTACCACTTGACCGCGCTACTGGGACTGCACCGTGCGGGACCGTATTCCCCATACCCTCGAGTCGTGTACTGACTGGCTGTCTCAACCACCCCCGGCCGAGAcgctacctacctacccgCTACGTAATCCATCTCGCGCTCAGCTTTGCGCGAGACTTACACACACCTGTGTGTGGCctgcaccgcaccgcaccgcaccgcacccTGCTCGGCCTTTAAACAAGGGCCTTCCACACCCCCCCCTAGCTGCCCAGACGAGAGGCCCAGCAAGAAGGCAAAAGATCCCCCGGCTCCTCGTCTCTGGTCCTCCCGTTTTTGTTTAAACTCATCATCCTCCTGTCCCCCGCGAAGTCTTGGCACACGTTTCGTTCTTCTCATGTTCAAGACTTGATCAGTCCGAAAAGCCGTTCCTAGCATTGGGTTGGCTTATCGGACAACGGCCCTTGTACACTCGAATATGCAAAGAGCCTGTCCTCCGTAACCGCGCACTTACACCGAGAACCGGGTGCTCGACCGAGCCAGTCCAACCAACCAGTTCACCACCCTCAACTCATCTTTACTACCACCAAGTCACCAAGTCACCTCCCCAtctttctcactctcactctcaccctctctctcacacactcacacactctctcgCCGTCCCTTCTCCTCACTCGGCAGCGCAATGAGTCCTCCATCCCGGCccgtcaaggccgacaaCTCGCCCCCGGACTCCAACATGTCGGACAACGAGTCGGCTGCGCCGTCTACCAACGGCTGGCCTGTCAAAGAACCGCCGTCACCGAGTGGCAGCGCTCACTCCGGCTCCGATATGGACGAGAAGCCCGGTGAAGCCGGCACCAACGTCCCCGTGCAGAAGCGCCGGCGGGTGACCAGAGCCTGCGACGAATGCAGACGCAAGAAGATCAAGTGCGACGGCAAGCAGCCGTGCACCCACTGCTCCGTCTACAGCTACGGTTGGTAACCCTCGGTCATTTCATCTCCCACGCGGATGCGCTGACCCTGTTCTCCTCAGAATGCACATATGACAAACCCTCCAACCGGCGGAGGAATCCGGCTCCTCAGTATATCGAGGCGCTGGAGAGCCGTCTGCAGCGTGCCGAAAGCCTGCTGCGCAAGTTCATCCCGGACGTCGACCTGGCCGATCCCACGCTGGATCCTGCCGTCCAGCAGGAGTTCCGCAACAGGGAGCACGCCAGGAGCCAGACCTCCAAGCCGAGGCACGACCCGTTCGTCGTGCCCGAGAGGGGGGACGCCCAGCTGCTGTCCATGATCGAGTCCATCGGCCAGCTGGACCTGGACGACAGGGGCGGCTGGGACTTCCATGGCGTGTcgtccggcgccgtcttcctgcGTCGCATGAAGGAGCACTTCAGGGGCATGATGGGCCCCATCACCAAAGTACCCTTCCTGCCGCGGCCGGACAGGCCTGCCGGTCTGATCAACCTCGACTCTCCCGCATCGGCCGCCAGCTCGCCCTTCGACTCGACCATGTCCACAGCCCCTGAGCTCCCCCCGAAGGAGGTTGCCAGGAACCTCTGCTACCTCTCGCTGAACTGCGCGACCTGCCTGATCCGCATAGTCCACGTCCCCTCCTTTTACGAAATGTTTGACAGAATCTACGAAAAGCCCTACGAAGACTACTCCAAGGAAGAGCACCGGTTCCTGGGCCTTCTCAACGCCGTCATGGCCCTGGGCTGCATGTACCGCAACCTGGACGAGAACGCCCCTTCGGTGGCTTACAAGGAGTCGGTTGACGAAGGGTACGCATCAGAAAATTCCACCCACCCTCCGCCCCGCGCTCGGGTCCCACGCTGACATGACGCAGAATGAAGTACTACGACACCGCCAGGCGGATCCTGCAGGACATCACCGAGTGCCGGGATCTGACGTCGCTCCAGGCCCTGCTCTTTATGATTCTTTTCCTGCAAGCCACCTCGAACCTGAGCGGGTGCTACGCGTTTGTGGGGATCGCGCTCCGGTCGGCCCTGCGCATAGGCCTGCACAGGTTCCTGAAGCACGAGAAGATTTCCATCATCGAGCAGGAGGTTCGGAAGCGGGTGTTCTGGGTCATCCGGCAGATGGACATTTACGTCTCGGCCATGCTCGGCTTCCCGCTGATGCTCAACGCCGAGGACATTGACCAGCCGTACCCGagcgagatcgacgacgagTACATCACGGACGAGGGCATCCTGACCCCTCCGCCAGGcaccttttccttctttgaAGCGTTCAACGCGCACACCCGTCTGATGGAGATCCTGGCCCGGATCCTCAAGTTCGTCTACCCCCTGAAGGGGCTCGGCCAGAGCGTCATGAAGGGCGACAAGCCAGGCGCGACGTACCTGATCAGCTACGCCAACATCAAGCggatcgaggaggagctgcaggAGTGGTACGAGGTTCTGCCCGCCCAGTGGCGGCCCAGGCCCGACGGGCCCGTCGAGGTGATCCGGTGAGTTTGTCCCTTTTCCCAGCACGGCGAGCGACGAATGAAGCTAATGACAACAGCGTTCGCCATCTGCTGAGATTCGCCTACGCCCACGTGCAGCTCGTCCTCTACCGCCCGTTCCTGCACTACGTCTCCCCCCGCCTGGGCGTCGGAAAGAATATTGACGACCTCTCGTACGCGTGTGCTGCGGCCTGCATCAGCGTATCGCGGAACATTGTCCACATTGGCATCGAAATCCGCAAACAGAACGTGCTGGCCGGGCCGTACTGGTTCATGCTCTTCACCGAGTTCTTTGCCATCCTGTCTCTCGTCTTCTACTCGATAGAAAACCCCGAGAAGATCGGCTCCGCGGAGGTGCTGGAAGACGCCATTGCGGGCAGAGACATGGTTGCCAAGCTGCAGTCCAAGAGCCAGGCCGCCGACAGAGTCACGGAGGCGCTCAACGTGAGTCTCGAaacaaccctccccccccagCAGGGTGTTCTGGCAAAGAAAGCACGCTAATGCACACACGCAGGTCTTGTTCGAGCAGTTGCCCGAGAGGCTCCAGGAGGCCAAGTCTCGGCCGATCCCGACCAAGAAGCGATCGGCGCCCGGGCAGAAGGCGAGCTCGGTACCCGTCCACGGACATGCGGCCCTACAGCCGGGCGTCGGCCAACGCCGATCCGAAGAGCTCAGCCGACCGCCCAGCGTGGTGATGGCCAACGGGCGGATGCACCAGCCGCCGCTCCGCACCTCGTTCGACGACGTGCCCATCTCGGAGGCGGGGTACCAGAGCGCCTCCCTCGCGAGCAACATCCAGGACCTGCTTGGCATGGATATGTCCTCGCGGGCGACCCCGGACTCGGTCAGcacgtcggccagctcgaaCCGGCCGACGCAGGGGTTCCCGCCGCCTCACAGCATGACGCACCTCGGCAAGCTCGACTCGCTCATGTTCCCGTCAGAGGATCCGTTCGCGTACCCCAATCAACCCATGATGGAACTGGGCTTCCAAAAGGGACCAGGGCCGAACAACGTCAGCGGCCCGCAGGATCCGTCCACGTTCATGATGCCCGGCGCAttcgacgacatcgacaccCAGCTCCTCGGGCAGTCGCCCGCCTACTTCCTGCAAGGACagggccaccaccaccagcaacagcagcagcaacagcagcagcagcaacaacaacaacagcagcagtccGGATACGATCTCGCGGGCATGTACCAGCACCCGGGATACCAGGGCATGCCCGATGCCGCGAGACTCGAGCACGCACGCCGGGCACATATGCAGCAGCGGCCCGGGGAGATTGAACGGATGCTTGCAGAGACGGGCTACCAAGGCAACTGGGCGGGGATGCTCGCCAGGAACGGATTTCAGGGCCTATAGGCAGGCACATTTCGCTTCAAGTGATACCCAGCATTTATTTGGAGCCCTGCGAGCTCAGGGTGCGATCTATTtcgagggagggggttgggTTTTaaaacaagacaagacaagacgacgagaGACGGCCGTATCGGATCAGGCGTTGCGGTCACACTTCACTTTGATGGGGATTTCGGGAGGTTTGCATGGCATCATGTCGGTTGGAGGCTTACAAGAGGCCCGGGTTTTACTTTTTACCTTCAAGTCGTCAGCGTCGGGCGCGACGAACATGTGCATACTTAGGTGACGGTTGTCGAGATAGCTAGCATGTGTACCAATTGGATATAGGATTTGCCAACGATAAGTGTGTATGTgtgccgcggccgcggccatggGGCgttggaagggggggggggagttgTCCAAACGGTCAGATTGTAGGCGCGACAAAAGTGCTCCAGGGACCGAGGTCATGACACCCGCCCACCTGCAACACAAACGACCCCGAGAGGGTGCAGCGGAGTGCAGGCTGCAGCGCATTGCAGCGGGCGGGCAGGGTGCTGGCATCCGTAGGGCATGGCGCGATGGGCGGGCTGCGGGGCGCCGGGAGGCGTCAGCTCCAAGCTTTTCCAAGGCGCGAAGGAGGGTAGGGGTGGGTAGTGTATGGTTATCGAGCGCTGAAAGCAGGAGAGCCTCTGTGAGTATCTGTAGATAATTGTGAGAGGCAGATCCGCGATGCCAATGGCTTTGTGGTTTTTGGAGCTGCATTCTGACTGACTTACTGACTTaccgaggcggcggtctcgCACCGTACACCGAACCTCAATGTACAGTGCGTTGACACCGCGGGCCGTTTGGTGGTACCGTTGCTGTCGAGTATCCGCACACAAGTGGTGTACCTGGCGGTGGAGACCGACGGAGGACTGAACCTAGGCCGAATAAGGTCTTCAGCGCGAGTTGATTGGATCGCGGTATtttttcttcgtcgtcctcgacggacTCACAGGGGGACGAGTCTACCCACACTGGAGGCAACGCTAAGAGAGACAGCCTgctctgtatccgtacctacacctacctacctaccaacCTACCTAGGTTGGGACGCTACTGTGCACAGGGCTCAATGGATCGTCTCCGCCGAATCCTTATCAGAGTGCGGAGTGTCCGGTAACTCCCCGTGCCGTTTCGGCACCGACACCGAGGACAGGTAGCCCAGTTTCTTTGGAGATGCTGCTGGGTCCATGCCCGGACTGCTCACTAAACAGCCGCCGCCCTATCACGAGAGAACCGTTTGTCACGACGCAGAAGCACCGCTTTTTtgctctctttctccccccccaTCCCGCTGCCGACCCGTACCTTCGGAGGCACCGAAGAAGCGGAGCCCTGCGCTAGACCGGCCACTGGACCTGGACGCACGTacagtacagagtacactCCATCAACTGGAGACTGGACACTGGAGCCcagccgacaacgacgactgGACGTCACTCTCAcacacctctctctcacctctcGTCCCGCCCTCcaccgtctcgtctcgtccctcgccctctccgACCAAGCAGAGACAAACATCGCGCGCGGTCCTTGTCCGAAAAAGCCTTGGCCTGCTCACCTTACCCGCCACGCCACGCAagcaccccccctcccccccatctcCAATTGGATCCGTGCCTTTTGTGGCCGCACACCGAAGAGACTCTTGAGACAGAGTTGCCCGGAGAGCATCGTCAGACCGCCGCCAGATCCACCCTTACCCCGAACACCCCGACTGGCCCGGAGAGTACCGCTTCCCGGAAGCCGTGTGAACCATGGAGACCGTCATTGATCaccatgtcgtcgaggtggaTGAGTTCGATGCTCTGTAGGTGGAGATCATTGCGCGTCTCCTTGGACCAGGGGGCCCGCCCTCCCGTTCACGATCGTTTGCTGATGTTGTACCGTACCGCAAGGTCTATCGAGGTGaagacggccgccggccCCGTTGAGTCGGTCGTGTCGGTTGCGCCCATCCCGACCAAGTTTCCCGGTATGCATCCGCACTGTCCTCCGGGTGCTGTCGGGGTGTCGTCGTCTACGTGCTGCTGGTGATGCCGtttgacgatgacggggcGGCTGTTTTCCTCCCAGCGTGCTGACTTGACCAAGCTAAACTCCACGCCCGCAAGGTCGCCGCGGAGctcaacgccggcgatggcctcgtcttcctgcCCGGCGAGCCCAGCCGCAGCTACGAGGACTCGGACATGGGGCCGGCCTTCCGACAGCGGCGATAGTATGTCGACCCCCCGAGAGCTCGCGAGCCGCCTGCCGGCGAACCGGCCGCTGACGTGAGGACTAGCTTCTACTACCTGAGCGGCGCCAACTTCGCCGACTGCGCCGTGACCTACGAGCTCGCCTCGGACCGCCTGATCCTCTGGATCCCCTACGTCGAGCCGCGCCAGGTGCTGTGGTTCGGCTCGACACCCGGCATCTCCGAGTGCCTGaagcagctcgacgtcgacgacgtgcgcTACACGACCCAGCTCGACAAGTTCCTGTACCGCCACCTCGCGCCCGGCTCGACGCTGTACGTCCTCCACGCCGACCAGGCGCCGCTACACGGCGACTTCTtccgctccgccgccgacgtgcGCATCGACGTCGCCTCGCTGCAGCCCGCCAT encodes:
- a CDS encoding uncharacterized protein (Putative zn(2)Cys(6) fungal-type DNA-binding domain, transcription factor domain, fungi) → MSPPSRPVKADNSPPDSNMSDNESAAPSTNGWPVKEPPSPSGSAHSGSDMDEKPGEAGTNVPVQKRRRVTRACDECRRKKIKCDGKQPCTHCSVYSYECTYDKPSNRRRNPAPQYIEALESRLQRAESLLRKFIPDVDLADPTLDPAVQQEFRNREHARSQTSKPRHDPFVVPERGDAQLLSMIESIGQLDLDDRGGWDFHGVSSGAVFLRRMKEHFRGMMGPITKVPFLPRPDRPAGLINLDSPASAASSPFDSTMSTAPELPPKEVARNLCYLSLNCATCLIRIVHVPSFYEMFDRIYEKPYEDYSKEEHRFLGLLNAVMALGCMYRNLDENAPSVAYKESVDEGMKYYDTARRILQDITECRDLTSLQALLFMILFLQATSNLSGCYAFVGIALRSALRIGLHRFLKHEKISIIEQEVRKRVFWVIRQMDIYVSAMLGFPLMLNAEDIDQPYPSEIDDEYITDEGILTPPPGTFSFFEAFNAHTRLMEILARILKFVYPLKGLGQSVMKGDKPGATYLISYANIKRIEEELQEWYEVLPAQWRPRPDGPVEVIRVRHLLRFAYAHVQLVLYRPFLHYVSPRLGVGKNIDDLSYACAAACISVSRNIVHIGIEIRKQNVLAGPYWFMLFTEFFAILSLVFYSIENPEKIGSAEVLEDAIAGRDMVAKLQSKSQAADRVTEALNVLFEQLPERLQEAKSRPIPTKKRSAPGQKASSVPVHGHAALQPGVGQRRSEELSRPPSVVMANGRMHQPPLRTSFDDVPISEAGYQSASLASNIQDLLGMDMSSRATPDSVSTSASSNRPTQGFPPPHSMTHLGKLDSLMFPSEDPFAYPNQPMMELGFQKGPGPNNVSGPQDPSTFMMPGAFDDIDTQLLGQSPAYFLQGQGHHHQQQQQQQQQQQQQQQQQSGYDLAGMYQHPGYQGMPDAARLEHARRAHMQQRPGEIERMLAETGYQGNWAGMLARNGFQGL